From one Lolium rigidum isolate FL_2022 chromosome 4, APGP_CSIRO_Lrig_0.1, whole genome shotgun sequence genomic stretch:
- the LOC124648344 gene encoding transcription initiation factor IIB-like: MHSSPADERVYCPDCHRATEVVLDHATGDTICTECALVLDAHYVDEGSEWRTFSDDGGGDDRDPSRVGSTGDPFLDAKLSTGITYAKKPAAAAGAGDNSKSLPRMSVPFDDGSASDRALVDAFRGISDMADRLGLVATIRDHAKETFKKLDDAKGCPRGRNRDAVYAACLYIACRNLGMPRTYKELASVTAEGAAARKDIGKMTLHIKKLLGEEDGQVMDIGVVRASDYLRRFCSRLGLGNQEVRDAGEAVRRLEEGLDVRRNPESIAAAIIYMVVQRAGAGRTVKDVSVATGVAEGTIKEAHKDLTPHAQMLFGSAIGPP; this comes from the coding sequence ATGCACAGCTCGCCGGCGGACGAGCGGGTGTACTGCCCGGACTGCCACCGCGCGACGGAGGTGGTCCTCGACCacgccaccggcgacaccatctgcACCGAGTGCGCGCTCGTCCTCGACGCGCACTACGTCGACGAGGGCTCCGAGTGGCGCACCTtcagcgacgacggcggcggcgacgaccgcgACCCCAGCCGCGTCGGCTCCACGGGCGACCCCTTCCTCGATGCCAAGCTCTCCACCGGCATCACCTACGCCAagaagcccgccgccgccgcaggcgcAGGCGACAACTCCAAATCCCTGCCCAGGATGTCGGTGCCCTTCGACGACGGCTCGGCCTCCGACAGGGCCCTCGTCGACGCCTTCCGCGGCATCTCCGACATGGCGGACCGGCTCGGCCTCGTGGCCACCATCCGGGACCACGCCAAGGAGACGTTCAAGAAGCTCGACGACGCCAAGGGCTGCCCGCGCGGCCGCAACCGGGACGCCGTCTACGCCGCATGCCTCTACATCGCCTGCCGCAACCTCGGCATGCCGCGCACCTACAAGGAGCTCGCCTCCGTAACCGCAGAAGGCGCCGCCGCCAGGAAGGACATCGGCAAGATGACGCTGCACATCAAGAAGCTGCTCGGCGAGGAGGACGGCCAGGTCATGGACATCGGCGTCGTGCGCGCGTCCGACTACCTGCGCCGCTTCTGCTCCAGGCTCGGCCTGGGAAACCAGGAGGTGCGCGACGCCGGGGAGGCCGTGCGGAGGCTCGAGGAGGGCCTCGACGTGCGCCGCAACCCAGAGTCCATCGCCGCCGCAATCATCTACATGGTCGTGcagcgcgccggcgccggcaggACGGTCAAGGACGTGTCCGTTGCAACCGGCGTCGCAGAGGGAACCATCAAGGAGGCGCACAAGGACCTAACCCCGCACGCCCAGATGCTCTTCGGATCAGCGATCGGCCCCCCATAA
- the LOC124648345 gene encoding transcription initiation factor IIB-2-like has translation MASRQAATIEPFTPFHYPVGDHVTLAAAIDNTMRLGGAASTLHKKGQMPRISTALVDATLRLGPGPGTEEGYEATIASMAVWLGLSTATAERAQEVFRKMEGAWSGFRGWSKVRSTEPLYAACLSIACRSEGSPRSLKELASATAERGAAARVEISRLAKHIRRRLGEEAAGRATGVGVVRASGYMRRFCQLVGMGDGEATAAMEAARRLEESDLEVVPHNGESVAAGVVCFALERAGAERPDVLWAVAAATGVSTATINNVCRKLRPHAELLFG, from the coding sequence ATGGCAAGCCGACAAGCCGCCACCATCGAACCATTTACACCATTCCACTACCCGGTCGGCGACCACGTCACCCTAGCGGCGGCGATCGACAACACTATGCGCctcggcggcgccgcctcgacCCTACACAAGAAGGGGCAGATGCCTCGCATCTCGACGGCGCTTGTCGACGCCACGCTTAGGCTCGGGCCTGGACCGGGCACGGAGGAGGGCTACGAGGCAACAATTGCGAGCATGGCGGTCTGGCTCGGGCTCTCAACAGCCACTGCGGAGCGGGCCCAGGAGGTGTTCAGGAAGATGGAGGGGGCGTGGTCGGGGTTCCGGGGCTGGTCCAAGGTCCGGAGCACTGAGCCACTGTACGCGGCCTGCCTCTCCATCGCCTGCCGCAGCGAGGGCTCGCCGCGGTCGCTCAAGGAGCTGGCCTCGGCGACGGCCGAACGCGGCGCAGCGGCAAGGGTGGAGATCTCCAGGCTGGCCAAGCACATCAGGAGGCGGCTCGGGGAGGAGGCCGCCGGCCGGGCGACGGGCGTCGGAGTGGTGCGCGCGTCCGGCTACATGCGTCGCTTCTGTCAGCTGGTCGGCATGGGGGAcggggaggcgacggcggcgatggaggcggcgcggcggctggaGGAGAGCGATCTGGAGGTGGTGCCGCACAACGGCGAGTCCGTTGCGGCAGGCGTCGTCTGCTTCGCCCTCGAGCGCGCCGGCGCCGAAAGGCCCGACGTCCTCTGGGCCGTAGCGGCGGCCACCGGCGTCTCCACGGCCACCATCAACAATGTTTGCAGGAAGCTGCGCCCGCACGCCGAGCTGCTCTTTGGCTGA